The following proteins are encoded in a genomic region of Pseudodesulfovibrio mercurii:
- a CDS encoding chalcone isomerase family protein: MKRLLSAVLLALLCLTPAMAAELADVTLPDTVEVGARKLTLNGIALREKFIVDVYVAGLYLTEKSNDPQAILANEGPRMMVMHFVRDVDAKAINEAWIDGLEANVGNVTPELREKFVELTKMMTDVKKGQEMGFVYDPATGTDVMIAGRPRGGIPGKDFADAVLATWIGPKPGPGKSFKQQILGGK, encoded by the coding sequence ATGAAACGCCTACTCTCCGCCGTGCTGCTCGCCCTGCTCTGCCTGACCCCGGCCATGGCGGCCGAGCTGGCCGACGTGACCCTGCCCGACACCGTGGAGGTCGGTGCGCGGAAGCTTACACTCAACGGCATCGCCCTGCGCGAGAAGTTCATCGTCGACGTCTATGTGGCGGGGCTTTACCTGACGGAGAAATCCAATGATCCCCAGGCGATCCTGGCCAACGAGGGGCCGCGCATGATGGTCATGCACTTTGTCCGCGACGTGGACGCCAAGGCCATCAACGAGGCCTGGATAGACGGACTCGAGGCCAACGTGGGAAACGTCACCCCGGAACTGCGGGAAAAGTTCGTGGAGCTGACCAAAATGATGACGGACGTCAAGAAGGGCCAGGAGATGGGCTTCGTCTACGACCCGGCCACGGGCACCGACGTCATGATCGCCGGGCGGCCCCGGGGCGGCATTCCTGGCAAGGACTTCGCCGACGCCGTCCTGGCCACCTGGATCGGCCCCAAGCCCGGCCCCGGCAAGAGCTTCAAGCAACAGATTCTGGGCGGAAAATAA
- a CDS encoding formate dehydrogenase accessory sulfurtransferase FdhD → MGEPTTHLRALNGPAEADRPDRSAETRPLQPACPVTIQRFENGKLSFKDDQIAEEADIRLTVNGQPEAVLARTPGDDLNLVAGYLFSQSRIMCPEDIGTLALSYHGPSRAEVTLREGRTVRRIYPSPRPVHIAPDMLFRLKEIFERRQNLFKNTGCTHAAALFSADGQLIAYGEDVGRHNAFDKALGRALLEGTLEGVTIAMLSSRLAVELAMKATTANIPVLCGFSAATSSAVTYAERNNLSLVGRIRGNSYNVYANGWRFR, encoded by the coding sequence ATGGGCGAACCCACGACGCATCTCAGGGCACTGAACGGCCCGGCGGAAGCGGATCGCCCCGACCGGTCGGCCGAGACCCGTCCCCTGCAACCGGCCTGTCCGGTGACCATCCAGCGTTTCGAAAACGGGAAGCTGTCCTTCAAGGATGACCAGATCGCCGAGGAGGCCGACATCCGGCTGACCGTCAACGGACAGCCCGAGGCCGTCCTGGCCCGTACCCCCGGCGACGACCTGAACCTGGTGGCGGGCTACCTGTTCTCCCAGTCGCGGATCATGTGCCCGGAGGACATCGGCACCCTCGCCCTGTCCTACCACGGCCCCTCCCGTGCGGAAGTGACCCTCAGGGAGGGGCGGACCGTGCGGCGCATCTATCCCTCGCCTCGGCCCGTACACATCGCGCCCGACATGCTCTTCCGGCTCAAGGAAATCTTCGAGCGGCGGCAGAACCTGTTCAAGAACACCGGGTGCACCCACGCGGCGGCCCTGTTCTCCGCGGACGGGCAGCTGATCGCCTACGGCGAGGACGTGGGGCGGCACAACGCCTTTGACAAGGCCCTGGGCCGGGCGCTGCTCGAAGGCACCCTGGAGGGGGTGACCATCGCCATGCTCTCCTCGCGTCTGGCCGTGGAGCTGGCCATGAAGGCGACCACCGCCAACATCCCGGTCCTGTGCGGGTTCTCGGCGGCCACCAGCTCGGCCGTTACCTACGCCGAACGCAACAACCTGAGCCTCGTTGGCCGCATCCGGGGCAACTCGTACAACGTCTACGCCAACGGGTGGCGGTTCAGGTAG
- the fdnG gene encoding formate dehydrogenase-N subunit alpha, translating to MKLDRRSFMKLAGSGAACLTLGQLGVSLTPVKAYAAEIKISGAKEVVTVCPFCSVSCHIIGYVKDGKLVNTEGDPDYPINEGALCAKGAAMFTMTTSHHRLQKPLYRAPYGDKWEEKDWDWVLDRIARRIKDTRDKDLILKDDKGKTVNRLESMFLLGTSHAGNEECAIAHQAMRGLGVVHMDHQARIUHSATVAALGESFGRGAMTNHWIDIKNADSILIMGSNAAEHHPISFKWVLQAKDKGATVMHVDPKFSRTSARSDFHVPLRSGTDIAFLGGMIKYIVDNEKYFHEYVAEYTNAALVVGKDFGFKDGIFTGYDPKTRSYDKSKWGFEMDKNGVPVRDTSLKNPRCVFQLLKQHYSRYDLDTVSATTGVSRENLLKVYEAFAATGKPDKAGTVMYALGWTQHTVGVQNIRSAGIIQLLLGNIGVAGGGINALRGEPNVQGSTDHTLLYHIIPGYMAMPHNGWQTYDEYIKGNTPVSNDPQSANWWQHKPKYFASLLKAWYGDHATRENGFCYELLPKIEKGGDYSYLYLFDRMYQGKIRGGIIIGLNPMNSVPNTNKLRKAMDNLEWLVTSELHHSETTDNWHRPGVDPKKVKTEVFLLPSAHRLEKDGSVTNSGRWLLWHYQVVKPAYEARPFGDMFCGFMSRVKKLYEKEGGKLPEAVTWLDYPETYDPDDLCQRINGRFTVDSKVGDKLYKKGQQVPSFTALKDDGSTMSLNWLYAGSYTEEDGNKAKRRSTKQTEMQANIGLFPNWSWCWPVNRRILYNRASVDLNGKPYNPAKAVIEWKDGKWIGDVPDGGWPPMATGKGKYPFIMSKFGFGQIYGPGRQDGPFSEHYEPVETPVNKNLFSGQLNSPVYKFVSSDMDKLAKPADPKYPIVLTTYSLTEHWCGGGETRNIPNLLEAEPQLYVEMSPELAQEKGIKNGDGVIVESIRGRVEAIAMVTVRMRPLKVHGRIIHEIGMPFCFGWTTPGTGDSTNRLTPSVGDPNTTIPEFKACCVNIRKADKLTELAT from the coding sequence ATGAAACTCGACCGCCGAAGCTTCATGAAGCTCGCAGGCTCCGGAGCGGCGTGTCTCACCCTCGGTCAGCTCGGCGTCAGCCTGACGCCGGTCAAGGCCTACGCGGCGGAGATCAAGATCTCCGGCGCCAAAGAGGTGGTGACGGTCTGTCCGTTCTGTTCGGTGAGCTGCCACATCATCGGCTACGTCAAGGACGGCAAGCTGGTCAACACAGAGGGCGACCCGGACTATCCCATCAACGAGGGCGCATTGTGCGCCAAGGGCGCGGCCATGTTCACCATGACCACCAGCCATCACCGGCTGCAGAAGCCCCTGTACCGCGCTCCCTACGGCGACAAGTGGGAAGAGAAGGACTGGGATTGGGTGCTGGACCGCATCGCGCGGCGCATCAAGGACACCCGCGACAAGGACCTCATTCTCAAGGATGACAAGGGTAAAACCGTCAACCGTCTCGAATCCATGTTCCTGCTGGGCACGTCCCACGCGGGCAACGAGGAATGTGCCATCGCCCATCAGGCGATGCGCGGCCTGGGTGTCGTCCACATGGACCACCAGGCGCGTATCTGACACAGCGCCACTGTTGCGGCTCTGGGAGAGTCGTTCGGACGCGGCGCGATGACCAACCACTGGATCGACATCAAGAATGCCGATTCCATCCTTATCATGGGCAGCAATGCTGCCGAACACCATCCGATTTCCTTCAAGTGGGTCTTGCAGGCCAAGGACAAGGGCGCCACGGTAATGCACGTGGACCCGAAGTTCTCCCGCACGTCCGCGCGGTCGGATTTCCATGTCCCCCTGCGGTCCGGTACGGACATCGCCTTCCTGGGCGGCATGATCAAGTACATCGTCGACAATGAGAAATACTTCCACGAGTACGTGGCCGAGTACACCAACGCGGCCCTGGTCGTGGGCAAGGACTTCGGGTTCAAGGACGGCATCTTCACCGGCTACGACCCCAAGACCCGGTCCTACGACAAGAGCAAGTGGGGCTTCGAGATGGACAAGAACGGCGTTCCCGTTCGCGACACCAGCCTGAAGAACCCCCGTTGCGTGTTCCAGCTGCTCAAGCAGCACTATTCCCGCTACGACCTGGATACCGTCTCGGCCACCACCGGCGTGTCCAGGGAAAACCTGCTCAAGGTGTACGAGGCCTTCGCGGCCACCGGCAAACCGGACAAGGCCGGGACCGTCATGTACGCCCTGGGCTGGACCCAGCACACCGTGGGCGTGCAGAACATTCGCTCCGCGGGCATCATCCAGCTGCTGCTCGGCAACATCGGCGTGGCCGGCGGCGGCATCAACGCCCTGCGCGGCGAGCCCAACGTCCAGGGATCCACGGACCACACCCTGCTGTACCACATCATCCCGGGTTACATGGCCATGCCGCACAACGGCTGGCAGACCTACGACGAGTACATCAAGGGCAACACCCCGGTCAGCAACGATCCGCAGTCCGCCAACTGGTGGCAGCACAAGCCCAAGTACTTCGCCAGCCTGCTCAAGGCCTGGTACGGCGATCACGCCACCAGGGAAAACGGCTTCTGCTACGAGCTGCTGCCCAAGATCGAGAAGGGCGGGGACTATTCCTACCTGTACCTCTTCGACCGCATGTACCAGGGCAAGATCCGGGGCGGCATCATCATCGGCCTGAACCCGATGAACTCCGTTCCCAACACCAACAAACTGCGCAAGGCCATGGACAACCTCGAATGGCTGGTCACCTCCGAACTCCACCATTCCGAGACCACGGACAACTGGCATCGCCCCGGCGTGGACCCGAAGAAGGTCAAGACCGAGGTCTTCCTCCTGCCTTCGGCCCACCGTCTGGAAAAGGACGGCTCGGTGACCAACTCCGGCCGCTGGCTGCTCTGGCACTACCAGGTCGTCAAGCCCGCCTACGAGGCGCGGCCCTTCGGCGACATGTTCTGCGGATTCATGTCCCGCGTGAAGAAGCTGTACGAGAAGGAGGGCGGCAAGCTGCCCGAGGCCGTGACCTGGCTCGACTACCCCGAGACCTATGATCCGGACGACCTGTGCCAGCGCATCAACGGCCGTTTCACCGTGGACTCCAAGGTCGGCGACAAGCTGTACAAGAAGGGCCAGCAGGTGCCTTCCTTCACCGCGCTGAAAGACGACGGCTCGACCATGAGCCTGAACTGGCTCTACGCGGGCAGCTATACCGAGGAGGACGGCAACAAGGCCAAGCGCCGCTCCACCAAGCAGACCGAGATGCAGGCCAACATCGGCCTGTTCCCCAACTGGTCCTGGTGCTGGCCGGTCAACCGCCGCATCCTCTACAACCGCGCCTCCGTGGACCTGAACGGCAAGCCGTACAACCCGGCCAAGGCGGTCATCGAGTGGAAGGACGGCAAGTGGATCGGCGACGTGCCCGACGGCGGCTGGCCGCCCATGGCCACCGGCAAGGGCAAGTACCCGTTCATCATGTCCAAGTTCGGCTTCGGCCAGATCTACGGCCCCGGCCGTCAGGACGGTCCGTTCTCCGAGCACTACGAGCCGGTGGAGACCCCCGTGAACAAGAACCTGTTCTCCGGACAGCTCAACAGCCCGGTGTACAAGTTCGTCTCCTCCGACATGGACAAGCTGGCCAAGCCCGCCGATCCCAAGTACCCCATCGTGCTGACCACCTACAGCCTGACCGAACACTGGTGCGGCGGCGGCGAGACCCGAAACATCCCCAACCTGCTCGAGGCCGAGCCGCAGCTCTACGTGGAGATGAGCCCGGAACTGGCGCAGGAAAAGGGCATCAAGAATGGCGACGGCGTGATCGTGGAGTCCATCCGCGGCCGGGTCGAAGCCATCGCCATGGTCACGGTCCGCATGCGCCCGCTCAAGGTGCACGGCCGGATCATCCATGAAATAGGCATGCCGTTCTGCTTCGGCTGGACGACCCCCGGAACCGGCGACTCGACCAACCGGCTGACGCCTTCGGTCGGCGACCCGAACACGACCATTCCGGAATTCAAGGCCTGCTGCGTGAACATCCGCAAGGCAGACAAGCTCACCGAGCTGGCAACCTAA
- a CDS encoding formate dehydrogenase accessory protein FdhE codes for MKSVFDQKAVALTLDAIKRRVPAYAELADKFRPLFVEKARLRDELAAQGLDLPVLDAARANQGVPLMVDVDLAPWAGSMRQSAASLLPLLFDVLNPDPEAWRKLEAFLDNADNLAGLAQARIEGNWKHFENTSVQLGITPFTTLLYIAETVFSPVLCALAQGLGEPLSKLGWDHGYCPVCGSTPSISQLSPKEVTDLDQLVGGGGKKFLHCSLCGHDWRYMRNACPACGNDDNESREVFYMDDARFERIEACHKCGKYCLNIDMRECDPLPDLDAVQIGLIHLDIFAREHDLVPISPTLWNSLD; via the coding sequence ATGAAATCGGTTTTTGACCAGAAGGCTGTTGCCCTGACCCTCGACGCCATCAAGCGGCGCGTGCCCGCCTATGCCGAGCTGGCCGACAAGTTCCGCCCGCTCTTCGTGGAAAAGGCGCGGCTGCGCGACGAACTGGCGGCGCAGGGCCTGGACCTGCCCGTCCTCGACGCGGCCCGCGCCAACCAGGGCGTGCCCCTGATGGTGGACGTGGACCTCGCCCCATGGGCCGGGAGCATGCGACAATCGGCGGCATCCCTCCTGCCCCTGCTGTTCGACGTGCTCAATCCCGACCCGGAGGCGTGGCGCAAGCTCGAAGCCTTTCTGGACAATGCCGACAACCTTGCGGGGCTCGCCCAGGCACGGATCGAAGGCAATTGGAAACACTTTGAGAACACCTCCGTACAGCTCGGCATCACACCGTTCACCACGCTGCTGTATATTGCAGAGACCGTTTTCTCGCCTGTCCTGTGCGCATTGGCCCAGGGACTGGGCGAGCCCCTTTCCAAGCTCGGCTGGGACCACGGCTACTGCCCGGTCTGCGGGTCCACGCCCTCCATCTCCCAGCTCTCCCCCAAGGAGGTCACGGACCTGGACCAGCTGGTCGGCGGCGGGGGCAAGAAGTTCCTGCACTGCTCCCTGTGCGGCCACGACTGGCGCTACATGCGCAACGCCTGTCCGGCCTGCGGCAACGACGACAACGAGTCGCGCGAGGTCTTCTACATGGACGACGCCAGGTTCGAGCGCATCGAGGCCTGCCACAAGTGCGGCAAGTACTGCCTGAACATCGACATGCGCGAATGCGACCCCCTGCCGGACCTGGATGCCGTGCAGATCGGGCTGATCCACCTGGACATCTTCGCCCGCGAGCACGACCTGGTGCCCATTTCCCCAACCCTCTGGAACTCCCTGGACTAA
- a CDS encoding double-cubane-cluster-containing anaerobic reductase, with the protein MSENTHHAMWEKLNMDLEAHDGLLEVLGKFYGDIYLSQENRLKGAEYLDFVLSEVHGLRIREIQDAKAEGRKVVGSFCVFVPEEITLAADAVHVGLCAGAEAGSELAEQLVPRNTCALIKSFIGFKLAKLCPYIESTDMIVGETTCDGKKKAYEAFNEIAPTYVMEVPQTKSEAARELWKAEVVRYMMEVEKLTGRTITAEKLKQGIKILNNRRRALQRLTSLRAASPAPISGRDALLINQISFYDDPIRFTAKINELCDELEARIKTGEGVAPAGTPRLLLSGCPMAVPNWKLPYVVESSGAVIVGEESCIGTRNSRDLVDESGETLEEMIDAIADRYMKIDCACFTPNHERLDHITALARDLKADGVIHYSLLFCQPYTHESLKVDKTLQAEGIPMLSIETDYSMEDVEQLKTRIEAFVETLA; encoded by the coding sequence ATGTCCGAAAACACGCACCACGCCATGTGGGAAAAACTGAATATGGACCTCGAAGCGCACGACGGCCTGCTCGAGGTGCTCGGCAAATTCTACGGGGACATCTACCTGTCCCAGGAAAACCGCCTGAAGGGAGCGGAATACCTTGATTTCGTCCTTTCTGAGGTGCACGGGCTGCGCATCAGGGAGATCCAGGACGCCAAGGCCGAGGGGCGCAAGGTGGTCGGCTCCTTCTGCGTCTTCGTGCCCGAGGAGATCACCCTGGCCGCCGACGCCGTGCACGTGGGCCTGTGCGCCGGGGCCGAGGCGGGCAGCGAACTGGCCGAACAGCTGGTCCCGCGCAACACCTGCGCCCTGATCAAGTCCTTCATCGGCTTCAAGCTGGCCAAGCTCTGCCCGTACATCGAGTCCACGGACATGATCGTGGGCGAGACCACCTGCGACGGCAAGAAAAAGGCCTACGAGGCCTTCAACGAGATCGCCCCCACCTACGTCATGGAGGTGCCCCAGACCAAGTCCGAGGCCGCCCGCGAGTTGTGGAAGGCCGAGGTCGTGCGCTACATGATGGAAGTGGAGAAGCTGACCGGCCGGACCATCACCGCCGAAAAGCTCAAGCAAGGGATTAAGATTCTCAACAACCGGCGGCGCGCCCTGCAACGGCTGACCAGCCTGCGCGCGGCCTCTCCGGCCCCCATCTCCGGGCGCGACGCCCTGCTAATCAACCAGATCAGCTTCTACGACGACCCCATCCGGTTCACGGCCAAAATCAACGAGCTGTGCGACGAACTGGAGGCGCGCATCAAGACGGGCGAGGGCGTGGCCCCGGCGGGCACCCCCCGACTGCTCCTCTCGGGCTGCCCCATGGCCGTGCCCAACTGGAAGCTGCCCTACGTGGTGGAGAGCTCCGGCGCGGTCATCGTGGGCGAGGAATCGTGCATCGGCACCCGCAACTCGCGGGACCTGGTGGACGAGTCGGGCGAGACCCTGGAGGAGATGATCGACGCCATCGCCGACCGCTACATGAAGATCGACTGCGCCTGCTTCACCCCCAACCACGAGCGGCTGGACCACATCACCGCCCTGGCCAGGGACCTCAAGGCGGACGGCGTGATCCACTACAGCCTGCTCTTCTGCCAGCCGTACACCCACGAGTCCCTCAAGGTGGACAAGACCCTGCAGGCCGAGGGCATCCCCATGCTCTCCATCGAGACCGACTACTCCATGGAGGACGTGGAACAGCTCAAGACGCGCATCGAGGCCTTTGTGGAGACCCTTGCATGA
- the ilvC gene encoding ketol-acid reductoisomerase, whose translation MKVYYEKDADLTLLKDKTVAVIGYGSQGHAHAQNLRDSGVNVIVAQRPGGPNYDLAKEHGFEPMSVADASKKADMIMILLPDQYQAAVFKNEILPYLEEGNVIAFGHGFNVHFQQITPPKGVDCVMIAPKGPGHLVRRTFTEGGGVPCLVAVAADASGKATDIALAYAKGIGGARSGVIKTTFKEETETDLFGEQAVLCGGLTALCKAGFDTLVEAGYQPEMAYFECMHELKLIIDLMYEGGLANMRYSISDTAEYGDYVTGPRIITDETRAEMRRVLKDIQSGKFARDFILDNQAGQVGLKTMRRIESETQIEEVGGRLRKMMSWLKK comes from the coding sequence ATGAAAGTGTATTACGAGAAAGATGCGGACCTGACCCTTCTGAAAGACAAAACCGTGGCCGTGATCGGCTACGGCAGCCAGGGCCATGCCCACGCGCAGAACCTGCGCGACTCGGGCGTCAACGTCATCGTGGCCCAGCGTCCCGGTGGTCCCAACTATGATCTGGCCAAGGAGCACGGCTTCGAGCCCATGTCCGTGGCCGACGCCTCCAAGAAGGCCGACATGATCATGATTCTGCTGCCCGACCAGTACCAGGCCGCAGTCTTCAAGAACGAAATTCTTCCGTACCTCGAAGAGGGCAACGTCATCGCCTTCGGTCACGGCTTCAACGTCCACTTCCAGCAGATCACCCCGCCCAAGGGCGTGGACTGCGTCATGATCGCCCCCAAGGGCCCCGGTCACCTGGTGCGCCGCACCTTCACCGAGGGCGGCGGCGTGCCCTGCCTCGTGGCCGTGGCCGCCGACGCCTCCGGCAAGGCCACCGACATCGCCCTGGCCTACGCCAAGGGCATCGGCGGCGCCCGCTCCGGCGTGATCAAGACCACCTTCAAGGAAGAGACCGAGACCGACCTGTTCGGCGAGCAGGCCGTGCTCTGCGGCGGTCTGACCGCCCTGTGCAAGGCCGGTTTCGACACCCTGGTCGAGGCCGGGTACCAGCCCGAGATGGCCTACTTCGAGTGCATGCACGAACTCAAGCTGATCATCGACCTCATGTACGAGGGCGGTCTGGCCAACATGCGCTACTCCATCTCCGACACCGCCGAGTACGGCGACTACGTCACCGGCCCGCGCATCATCACCGACGAGACCCGTGCGGAAATGCGCCGCGTGCTCAAGGACATCCAGTCCGGCAAGTTCGCCCGCGACTTCATCCTGGACAACCAGGCCGGTCAGGTGGGCCTCAAGACCATGCGCCGCATCGAGTCCGAGACCCAGATCGAGGAAGTCGGCGGCCGCCTGCGCAAGATGATGAGCTGGCTCAAGAAGTAA
- the ilvN gene encoding acetolactate synthase small subunit, which yields MSKHTLSVMVENEPGVLSRVAGLFSGRGFNIYSLNVAPTLEKGVSLMTIVAEGDDAIVEQIVKQLRKLIPTIKVKDLTELKSVEREMVLLKVNAEDSKRAEILRIVDIFRCKVVDVSVDELTIEVTGDQGKIGALVNLLTRFGIKEIARTGNVAMRRSMQIDL from the coding sequence TCCCGTGTGGCCGGGCTCTTTTCCGGCCGCGGCTTCAACATCTATTCCCTGAACGTTGCCCCGACCCTGGAGAAGGGCGTCTCCCTCATGACCATCGTGGCCGAGGGCGACGACGCCATCGTCGAGCAGATCGTCAAGCAGCTTCGCAAGCTGATTCCCACCATCAAAGTCAAGGATCTCACCGAACTGAAGTCCGTCGAGCGCGAAATGGTCCTGCTCAAGGTCAATGCCGAGGATTCAAAACGCGCGGAGATCCTGCGTATTGTTGACATCTTCAGGTGCAAGGTTGTAGACGTGAGCGTCGATGAGCTGACCATCGAAGTGACGGGCGACCAGGGCAAGATCGGCGCCCTCGTCAATCTGCTCACCCGGTTCGGCATCAAGGAAATCGCCCGCACCGGCAATGTCGCCATGCGGCGCTCCATGCAGATCGACCTATAA
- a CDS encoding winged helix-turn-helix domain-containing protein, which produces MLDVRTTKQAGCKANPTMRMHLWFETEEGVLFGLGRLQLLKSVEERGSLKAAAEALGMSYRGAWGKIKTTEDLIGHKLIERDSNRRAGYHLTDFGKSITRCYDRWYREVEAYALSKSHEFLPFSLDRYK; this is translated from the coding sequence ATGCTGGATGTACGCACGACCAAGCAGGCCGGCTGCAAGGCCAATCCGACCATGCGCATGCATCTGTGGTTTGAGACCGAGGAGGGCGTCCTGTTCGGTCTGGGCCGGTTGCAGCTCCTGAAAAGCGTGGAGGAGCGCGGCTCCCTCAAGGCGGCCGCCGAGGCCCTGGGCATGTCCTACCGGGGCGCCTGGGGCAAGATCAAGACCACCGAGGATCTGATCGGCCACAAGCTCATCGAACGGGATTCCAACCGGCGCGCCGGATACCACCTGACCGACTTCGGAAAATCCATCACCAGGTGCTACGACCGATGGTACCGCGAGGTCGAGGCCTATGCTCTTTCCAAAAGCCATGAATTCCTGCCTTTTTCCCTCGACCGGTATAAATGA
- a CDS encoding acyl-CoA dehydratase activase: MIAGLDIGSRSIELVVLKDGEVADSRKLPTTFDPVSQCFRLLDGLRPASLVGTGYGRNLIQRLDLGCVCTTITEIKAHALGAAHRFPEARTVLDIGGQDTKAMSLADGKVLKFEMNDRCAAGTGKFLEYTAGVFQIPVEEFGPYALKGENPPEISSICTVFAETEATSLMARGERPEAIALGLHRAIVKRTANMLRRVGLNFPLVFTGGVANNPCVLALLAESIGGEIGRDILVPDMPDHMGALGAALHGHNAAGDAP; encoded by the coding sequence ATGATCGCGGGCCTGGACATAGGATCACGTTCCATAGAACTGGTCGTCCTCAAGGACGGCGAGGTGGCGGATTCGCGCAAGCTGCCGACCACCTTCGATCCGGTGTCCCAGTGTTTCAGACTGCTGGATGGATTGCGCCCCGCCTCCTTGGTCGGGACCGGCTACGGACGCAATCTCATCCAGCGCCTGGACCTGGGCTGCGTCTGCACAACCATCACCGAGATCAAGGCCCACGCCCTGGGCGCGGCGCACCGCTTCCCCGAGGCGCGCACCGTGCTGGACATCGGCGGGCAGGACACCAAGGCCATGTCCCTGGCGGACGGCAAGGTCTTGAAATTCGAGATGAACGACCGCTGCGCGGCCGGCACGGGCAAGTTTCTGGAATACACGGCCGGGGTCTTTCAGATCCCGGTGGAGGAGTTCGGGCCATACGCCCTCAAGGGCGAGAACCCGCCCGAAATCAGCTCCATCTGCACGGTCTTCGCCGAGACCGAGGCCACCTCGCTCATGGCGCGCGGGGAGCGGCCCGAGGCCATCGCGCTGGGCCTGCACAGGGCCATCGTCAAACGCACCGCCAACATGCTCCGCCGGGTGGGCCTCAACTTCCCCCTGGTCTTCACCGGGGGCGTGGCCAACAACCCCTGCGTCCTGGCCCTGCTGGCCGAGTCCATCGGCGGCGAGATCGGCCGGGACATCCTGGTCCCGGACATGCCGGACCACATGGGCGCCCTGGGCGCGGCCCTGCACGGCCACAACGCGGCCGGAGACGCCCCCTAG
- a CDS encoding DUF2179 domain-containing protein codes for MTMDVLFLGLVIFLLEVMALTIGTVRTIVTMLGESRAAFYLGCLEMTLWVFGTSAVMTKVGDTPVLGLFYAVGFAAGNVIGILAEKKLALGNVVVRIISARKGVDIALAVRRAGFMITTVAGEGSEGAVTVQFVVCKRKDMKLVLAEARRIDPELFYTFETAGGASEVPSPSSSRMDRLLRPIRRLVPQF; via the coding sequence ATGACTATGGATGTCCTGTTCCTCGGGCTGGTCATCTTCCTCCTGGAAGTGATGGCCCTGACCATCGGTACCGTGCGGACCATCGTGACCATGCTCGGCGAGTCGCGGGCGGCCTTTTACCTGGGCTGCCTGGAGATGACCCTGTGGGTCTTCGGCACCTCGGCGGTCATGACCAAGGTCGGCGACACGCCGGTGCTCGGGCTGTTCTACGCGGTGGGCTTCGCCGCAGGCAACGTGATCGGCATCCTGGCCGAGAAGAAGCTGGCGCTCGGCAACGTGGTGGTGCGCATCATCAGCGCCCGCAAGGGCGTGGACATCGCCCTGGCCGTGCGCCGGGCCGGGTTCATGATCACCACCGTGGCCGGGGAGGGCTCCGAGGGCGCGGTCACGGTCCAGTTCGTGGTCTGCAAGCGCAAGGACATGAAGCTCGTCCTGGCCGAGGCGCGGCGCATCGATCCCGAGCTTTTCTACACCTTCGAGACCGCGGGCGGGGCCAGCGAGGTGCCGAGCCCCAGCTCCAGTCGCATGGACAGGCTCCTTCGGCCCATCCGCCGACTCGTCCCGCAGTTCTAG
- a CDS encoding 4Fe-4S dicluster domain-containing protein, protein MPKSFLIDTSRCTACRGCQIACKEWHELPANKTTQYHWGSHQNPQDLNPYNYKLVRFSEHLEDGVVRWNFFPDQCRHCEVPPCKELGDVYIDGAILKDEKTGAVIFTEKTKGFTKEQAGEVRDACPYNIPRRNDETGLMSKCTMCNERIHAGMPPACVKACPTGTMNFGDREEMLALGKQRLELLKKKWPKAMLADPDDVNVIYLLIDEPAKYHDHAVAEANVGPMSKKQFLATLTRPFKAMKA, encoded by the coding sequence ATGCCTAAGTCATTCTTGATAGACACATCCCGCTGCACGGCGTGCCGCGGCTGTCAGATCGCCTGCAAGGAGTGGCATGAACTGCCCGCCAACAAGACGACCCAGTACCATTGGGGCAGTCACCAGAATCCGCAGGACCTGAATCCCTACAACTACAAACTCGTTCGCTTCAGCGAACACCTCGAGGACGGCGTGGTCCGCTGGAACTTCTTCCCGGACCAGTGCCGCCACTGCGAAGTCCCTCCGTGCAAGGAGCTGGGCGACGTGTACATCGACGGAGCCATCCTCAAGGACGAGAAGACCGGCGCGGTCATCTTCACCGAGAAGACCAAGGGCTTCACCAAGGAACAGGCCGGAGAGGTCCGCGATGCGTGCCCGTACAACATCCCGCGGCGCAACGACGAGACCGGGCTGATGAGCAAGTGCACCATGTGCAACGAGCGCATCCACGCGGGCATGCCGCCCGCCTGCGTCAAGGCCTGTCCCACCGGGACCATGAACTTCGGCGACCGCGAGGAGATGCTCGCCCTGGGCAAGCAGCGCCTCGAACTCCTGAAGAAGAAGTGGCCCAAGGCGATGCTGGCGGACCCCGATGACGTCAACGTCATCTACCTGCTCATCGACGAGCCCGCCAAGTACCACGACCACGCCGTGGCCGAGGCCAATGTCGGACCCATGTCCAAGAAGCAGTTCCTGGCCACCCTGACCAGGCCCTTCAAGGCCATGAAGGCGTAA